One Hyphomicrobium sp. CS1GBMeth3 DNA window includes the following coding sequences:
- a CDS encoding protein-L-isoaspartate(D-aspartate) O-methyltransferase, which produces MRALISAIALLGLSVSALSSEFVDARRQMVEEIKTMAATVARETGVAQFSPEVLAAMETVPRHAFVPADQRDAAYRNRPLPVGHGQTISQPFIVAMMTELLRVRPSDRILEVGTGSGYQAAVLAKLARDVYSIEIVRALGETAAAALKREGFDNVTTKIGDGYQGWPEYAPFDGIMVTAAPDHIPPELIDQLKPGGRLVIPVGDLVQDLMVVEKKRDGTTTSTAVVPVRFVPLTREK; this is translated from the coding sequence ATGCGAGCGCTAATCTCGGCCATAGCTTTGCTCGGCCTCTCGGTGTCCGCGCTGTCGTCCGAGTTCGTCGATGCGCGACGCCAGATGGTCGAGGAAATCAAGACCATGGCGGCGACGGTGGCGCGCGAGACCGGCGTCGCGCAGTTCAGCCCGGAGGTGCTCGCGGCCATGGAGACCGTGCCGCGTCACGCATTCGTGCCCGCCGATCAGCGCGACGCTGCCTATAGAAACCGCCCTCTCCCTGTCGGCCATGGGCAGACGATCTCACAGCCCTTCATCGTCGCCATGATGACCGAGCTTCTGCGCGTCAGGCCGTCGGATAGGATTCTAGAGGTCGGCACCGGCTCGGGGTACCAGGCCGCGGTTCTCGCCAAGCTCGCACGTGACGTCTATTCGATCGAGATCGTTCGCGCGCTCGGCGAGACGGCCGCCGCGGCGTTGAAACGCGAAGGCTTCGACAACGTGACGACGAAGATCGGAGACGGCTATCAGGGGTGGCCGGAGTACGCGCCGTTCGATGGCATCATGGTGACCGCGGCCCCGGACCACATCCCACCTGAGCTGATCGACCAGCTGAAGCCCGGCGGGCGCCTCGTGATCCCGGTCGGTGATCTCGTGCAGGACTTGATGGTCGTCGAGAAGAAGCGGGACGGCACCACGACGAGCACGGCTGTCGTGCCCGTGCGCTTCGTGCCGTTGACACGCGAGAAGTAG